A genomic segment from Polyangium mundeleinium encodes:
- a CDS encoding M61 family metallopeptidase has product MARGEGFVRRPVCLGLLLLGGCGGAPTTPASAVTGDTPAVHYSFGVDPELRTLSATVCPRDLRFTHLRMTTPELLERVRRPRLVQATGDVPLEFEEDAVPIASMPDGACIGYDVDLGPPGEGFWISHGDAHVLAAPDVWLLSPEPRPPGTLLTASFTLPPGVHVAVPWPGGPRGYRVPETAFTMRGAGAFGKLERETARVGGAELNLVSLGDGFGERAPLVTQWMQRSASALTQLHDGFPVPRVMALLLPQPGSDVGFGMALRGGGPTVMILVGSSITPEALDADWTAVHELFHLSAPRFHSRDVWLSEGLATYYTYILMARAGMTKEQGAWDDLQDGFRRGSRRGTGRTLRQESIDMHETHAYQRVYWAGAALSLLADVELRKRGVEGGLDGPLRELARCCARSAEAWSAEQFAAFVDQKTGASVMGPLFERYIDRADFPETAEILAALGVKGAGREMTLAADAPRAAVRSAMTAPRAGGTRP; this is encoded by the coding sequence ATGGCGCGAGGGGAAGGGTTCGTCCGGCGGCCGGTTTGTCTAGGCTTGCTCCTCCTCGGCGGGTGCGGGGGCGCGCCCACGACGCCGGCGAGCGCCGTGACGGGGGATACCCCGGCGGTGCATTACTCCTTTGGGGTCGATCCCGAGCTACGCACGCTTTCGGCCACGGTGTGTCCCCGGGATCTGCGGTTCACCCACCTGCGCATGACGACGCCCGAGCTCCTCGAGCGTGTGCGCCGGCCGCGCCTCGTGCAGGCCACGGGCGACGTGCCGCTCGAATTCGAGGAGGACGCCGTGCCCATTGCATCGATGCCGGACGGCGCTTGCATCGGGTATGACGTGGATCTGGGGCCGCCGGGGGAGGGGTTCTGGATCTCGCACGGGGATGCCCACGTGCTCGCGGCGCCCGACGTCTGGTTGCTCTCGCCCGAGCCCAGGCCCCCCGGGACGCTCTTGACGGCGAGCTTCACGCTCCCGCCGGGCGTTCACGTCGCCGTTCCCTGGCCCGGCGGCCCACGAGGGTATCGTGTGCCGGAGACCGCATTCACGATGCGCGGCGCGGGTGCCTTTGGAAAACTCGAACGGGAGACAGCGCGCGTGGGCGGCGCCGAGCTCAATCTCGTCTCGCTTGGCGACGGGTTCGGCGAACGGGCGCCGCTCGTCACGCAATGGATGCAGAGGAGCGCGTCCGCGCTGACCCAGCTCCACGACGGGTTTCCCGTTCCGCGCGTGATGGCGCTGCTCCTCCCGCAGCCGGGATCGGACGTCGGATTCGGCATGGCGCTGCGCGGCGGCGGACCGACGGTGATGATCCTGGTGGGATCGTCCATCACGCCCGAGGCGCTCGACGCGGATTGGACGGCCGTGCACGAGCTTTTCCATCTGTCGGCGCCGCGGTTCCATTCGAGGGACGTCTGGCTGTCGGAAGGGCTCGCGACGTATTACACGTACATCCTGATGGCGCGGGCGGGGATGACGAAGGAACAGGGCGCCTGGGACGATTTACAGGACGGTTTTCGGCGGGGGAGCCGCCGCGGGACGGGGCGTACGCTGCGGCAGGAGAGCATCGACATGCACGAGACGCACGCCTACCAGCGCGTGTACTGGGCAGGCGCGGCCCTTTCGTTGCTCGCGGACGTCGAGCTGCGGAAGCGGGGCGTCGAAGGCGGCCTCGACGGGCCGCTGCGCGAGCTCGCGCGTTGCTGCGCCCGATCCGCGGAGGCGTGGTCCGCCGAGCAGTTCGCGGCGTTCGTCGATCAAAAGACGGGGGCGTCCGTCATGGGGCCGCTCTTCGAGCGGTACATCGATCGAGCGGATTTCCCCGAGACGGCGGAGATCCTCGCGGCGCTCGGCGTGAAGGGGGCTGGCCGGGAGATGACGCTCGCCGCGGACGCCCCCCGCGCCGCCGTGCGGAGCGCGATGACGGCGCCGCGCGCCGGGGGCACGAGGCCCTGA
- a CDS encoding MFS transporter, with protein MAAPPEARAEASLSADLRALASSPRELWTVYAMKLLESVAYFAIWSLLVIFLSDDHGFSDTAAGSVAGTWLTVISLVMFLAGFIADGLGIRRALVIAALSTAVGRGMLAFAGDKMTIYAALAASVWGIACMKPTMNAAVRSYTTPATVSFAFSFYYVLMNIGSLAQGPLITEFRKWFKGGASIAGVTFSSSQMVFLVGFVVSCVNVVLALSMRETKPAASSDKATKNPLTIAREVLREPAFWIFLGFIALLTFVRLILQHAHLTWPKYTLREFGQDFPFAYYWSINPAMIIVLTPVATALTRKYPPYPVITIGATITAFSVLAMAVSTTVAASVVFIVLLSIGEALWSPRLYEYTATIAPPGRESSYMGLSEIPLFLAKPFVGFLSGYLLSVYCPPAGPRDSRPMWLVIGLMTIAAPVCMLVFRRNIERRAPAEAGPKPEAAA; from the coding sequence ATGGCCGCCCCTCCCGAAGCACGCGCCGAGGCCTCCCTCTCGGCCGATCTGCGCGCGCTCGCCTCCTCCCCGCGCGAGCTCTGGACCGTGTACGCGATGAAGCTCCTCGAGTCCGTCGCGTATTTCGCCATTTGGTCGCTCCTCGTGATTTTCTTGTCGGACGACCACGGCTTCTCCGATACCGCCGCCGGCTCGGTCGCGGGCACCTGGCTCACGGTGATCAGCCTCGTCATGTTCCTCGCGGGCTTCATCGCCGACGGCCTCGGGATCCGGCGGGCGCTCGTGATCGCGGCGCTCTCCACCGCCGTCGGCCGGGGTATGCTCGCGTTCGCGGGCGACAAGATGACCATTTATGCGGCGCTCGCCGCGTCGGTCTGGGGCATTGCGTGCATGAAGCCCACGATGAACGCGGCCGTGCGCAGCTACACGACCCCGGCGACGGTGTCGTTCGCGTTCTCGTTTTATTACGTGCTCATGAACATCGGCTCCCTCGCCCAGGGGCCGCTCATCACCGAGTTTCGCAAGTGGTTCAAGGGCGGCGCGTCGATCGCCGGGGTCACGTTCTCGTCGAGCCAGATGGTCTTCCTCGTCGGGTTCGTCGTCTCCTGCGTCAACGTCGTGCTCGCGCTCTCCATGCGCGAGACGAAGCCGGCCGCGTCCTCGGACAAAGCCACGAAAAACCCGCTCACGATCGCCCGCGAGGTGCTGCGCGAGCCGGCCTTCTGGATCTTCCTGGGGTTCATCGCGCTCCTCACGTTCGTCCGCCTCATCCTCCAGCACGCGCATTTGACCTGGCCGAAGTACACGCTCCGCGAGTTCGGGCAGGATTTCCCGTTCGCGTATTACTGGTCGATCAACCCCGCCATGATCATCGTCCTCACGCCGGTGGCGACGGCGCTCACGCGCAAGTACCCGCCCTACCCGGTGATCACGATCGGCGCGACGATCACGGCGTTCTCCGTGCTCGCGATGGCCGTCTCGACGACCGTGGCCGCGAGCGTGGTGTTCATCGTCCTGCTCTCGATCGGCGAGGCGCTCTGGTCGCCGCGGCTCTACGAGTACACGGCGACGATCGCGCCGCCCGGGCGCGAGTCGAGTTACATGGGGCTCTCGGAGATTCCCCTGTTCCTCGCCAAACCTTTCGTGGGTTTCCTCAGCGGGTATCTGCTCAGCGTGTATTGCCCGCCGGCCGGCCCGCGGGACTCGCGCCCCATGTGGCTCGTGATCGGGCTCATGACGATCGCCGCGCCGGTCTGCATGCTCGTCTTCCGCCGGAACATCGAGCGCCGCGCGCCCGCGGAGGCCGGACCGAAGCCCGAAGCTGCCGCCTGA